The Chitinophaga flava genome has a segment encoding these proteins:
- a CDS encoding CocE/NonD family hydrolase, with translation MRYVLIVLVCALLSLTAAAQPASDSIWVKANYIKREQYIRMRDGVQLFTVIYQPKDSSEKHPVLMTRTPYSSAPYGEAFSPNLWNTYWKQYVRERYIIVLQDVRGRWMSEGSFVDIRPFNPDKKASDIDEASDTYDTIDWLLQNVPHNNGRVGLFGISYPGFYTTMGALSGHPALKAVSPQAPVTDWFHGDDFHHNGAFFLMDCFGFYTKGFGYPHPHPVSVAPVQALKLPCADNYNTFLKIGTIQNFTRLTGDSLAFWKEIMAHPNYDDWWKARDPRNYVQHLQPASLVVGGLFDAEDCFGAWNLYKAIEKKRPATHFNKLVMGPWYHGQWAAADGSRLGNIRFSSNTAAWYQDNIEVPFFNYYLKNKGSLDALPEATVFFTGENQWRQFTEWPASYVQPATLYLQPDAALAWAPPKVQAPVYTEYISDPARPVPYTADVHYIRTRDYMTDDQRFASRRCDVLTFETGVLTAPVTLGGTVTADLNVSISGTDADFVVKIIDVFPDDFQYPGAPPPNKTRDAGGPYQMGGYQMLVRGDIFRGRYRHSFADPEPFVPGKIEKVRFNLPDIAHTFLKGHRIMVQIQSSWFPLADRNPQQFVNIYEATENDFRKATIRIYHDAAHPSGVVLPVLPQVKL, from the coding sequence ATGAGATATGTTTTAATAGTGTTGGTATGCGCGCTGTTGTCTCTGACAGCAGCCGCGCAGCCGGCTTCCGACTCCATCTGGGTGAAAGCCAACTATATTAAACGGGAACAGTATATCCGTATGCGTGATGGCGTACAGCTGTTCACCGTTATCTATCAGCCCAAAGACAGCAGTGAAAAACATCCGGTGCTGATGACCCGTACACCCTATTCCAGTGCACCTTATGGAGAAGCATTCAGCCCCAATCTGTGGAACACCTACTGGAAACAGTATGTGCGTGAACGTTATATCATTGTGTTGCAGGACGTGCGGGGCCGGTGGATGAGCGAAGGCAGCTTTGTTGACATCCGGCCATTTAACCCCGATAAAAAAGCATCCGATATCGATGAAGCCAGCGATACCTATGACACCATCGACTGGTTGTTGCAGAACGTACCGCATAACAACGGGCGTGTAGGTCTTTTCGGTATATCGTATCCCGGATTTTATACTACCATGGGCGCTTTGAGCGGACATCCGGCGTTGAAGGCTGTTAGTCCCCAGGCCCCTGTGACCGACTGGTTCCACGGTGATGATTTTCATCATAACGGCGCCTTTTTCCTCATGGATTGTTTTGGTTTTTATACCAAAGGTTTCGGGTATCCCCATCCGCATCCGGTATCTGTAGCGCCGGTACAGGCACTTAAACTACCCTGTGCGGATAATTACAATACTTTTCTGAAAATAGGTACCATTCAAAATTTCACCCGTCTTACCGGCGACAGTCTGGCTTTTTGGAAAGAGATCATGGCACATCCCAACTATGATGACTGGTGGAAAGCCCGCGACCCGCGCAACTACGTACAGCATCTGCAGCCGGCTTCGCTGGTAGTGGGGGGCCTCTTTGATGCGGAAGATTGTTTTGGCGCCTGGAATCTTTATAAGGCTATTGAAAAGAAAAGGCCCGCCACGCATTTCAATAAACTGGTGATGGGCCCCTGGTATCACGGACAATGGGCTGCTGCAGATGGTTCCCGGCTGGGCAATATCCGCTTCAGCAGCAATACGGCAGCCTGGTACCAGGATAATATCGAAGTACCTTTCTTTAATTATTACCTGAAAAACAAAGGTTCGCTGGACGCCTTGCCGGAAGCGACGGTGTTTTTTACCGGAGAAAACCAATGGCGGCAGTTTACGGAATGGCCGGCTTCCTACGTACAGCCGGCAACGTTATACCTGCAACCTGATGCTGCGCTGGCATGGGCACCTCCTAAGGTGCAGGCCCCGGTATACACAGAATACATCAGTGATCCGGCGCGTCCGGTGCCTTATACGGCAGATGTGCATTATATCCGTACCCGGGATTATATGACCGATGATCAGCGTTTTGCCTCACGCCGCTGTGATGTGCTGACATTTGAAACCGGGGTGCTGACGGCGCCGGTAACCTTAGGAGGCACGGTGACAGCCGATCTGAACGTGAGTATTTCCGGAACGGATGCAGATTTTGTCGTGAAAATCATTGACGTGTTTCCGGATGATTTCCAGTATCCGGGAGCTCCTCCGCCCAACAAAACCCGCGATGCAGGTGGTCCTTACCAGATGGGTGGTTATCAGATGCTCGTACGGGGTGATATTTTCAGAGGCCGCTACCGGCATAGTTTTGCTGACCCCGAACCATTTGTGCCAGGGAAAATAGAAAAGGTCCGTTTTAACCTGCCGGACATTGCACACACCTTTTTAAAAGGGCATCGTATTATGGTGCAGATACAAAGCAGCTGGTTCCCGCTGGCTGACAGAAATCCCCAGCAGTTCGTCAATATTTATGAAGCTACAGAGAACGATTTCCGCAAAGCCACTATCCGCATATATCATGATGCTGCCCATCCTTCGGGGGTAGTATTGCCGGTGCTTCCACAGGTGAAACTGTAA
- a CDS encoding GNAT family N-acetyltransferase gives MEHIDIITATNDQITLLQQLASQTFLETYAAHNTASDMETYLSKHFNPEQLALEINSPDSNYYIAFHQHTPIGYIKLNTGEAQTDIKKPDTLEIERIYVLQDYQGLKAGRQLLKHAITVARQLQVTYIWLGVWEKNEKALGFYHKHGFTPFGTHIFLLGADEQTDILMKLEPGNTL, from the coding sequence ATGGAGCATATAGACATCATCACCGCCACCAACGATCAGATCACTCTCCTGCAGCAACTGGCTTCTCAAACCTTCCTCGAAACCTATGCTGCTCACAATACCGCCAGTGATATGGAGACCTATCTTTCCAAACACTTCAATCCGGAACAGCTGGCTCTCGAGATCAATTCACCAGACAGCAATTATTATATCGCCTTTCATCAGCATACACCTATCGGCTACATCAAACTCAACACTGGCGAAGCGCAAACCGACATTAAAAAGCCGGATACACTCGAAATAGAACGCATATACGTATTGCAGGATTACCAGGGACTGAAAGCAGGCCGCCAACTGCTGAAACACGCCATCACTGTTGCCAGACAGCTACAAGTAACTTACATCTGGCTGGGCGTTTGGGAGAAAAATGAAAAGGCACTCGGCTTCTACCATAAACACGGCTTCACTCCCTTCGGCACCCATATCTTCCTCCTTGGCGCTGATGAACAGACAGACATCCTCATGAAACTGGAGCCCGGAAATACCCTGTAA
- a CDS encoding patatin-like phospholipase family protein — translation MNILITSGGGAKGAFSVGALRQLLASTGIKSFDLISGTSTGALIAAMVAAGKIPEVTDIYLSNSNADILNKQNVINNILNNRAYLYDTAPLENQIRQQMNDTTWQTIRQSPTLLCLNTVCLQTGRLSIFSSRALAPDPHYDNIVIDSTEILVRSLLGSSNQAVFMPPVTINDRQYADGGNREVIPTRAVISNLSHQEAHRIFILSNNPDTQLTTGNAYTALLDVLMRAITIFIQEVRENDLEVLRNFKHTTTTPVKIYYICPEAELDPDFPTGLRFDKLLMQSWMKQGQLRAKIVLQQFPDGNM, via the coding sequence ATGAACATACTCATTACCAGCGGTGGCGGCGCCAAAGGCGCCTTCAGCGTGGGCGCATTGCGGCAGCTGCTGGCCAGCACCGGCATAAAGTCTTTTGACCTCATCAGCGGCACCAGCACAGGTGCATTGATAGCCGCCATGGTGGCCGCCGGAAAAATACCTGAAGTAACAGACATCTACCTCAGCAATAGCAACGCAGACATCCTCAACAAACAAAATGTCATCAACAATATACTCAATAACAGAGCATATCTCTACGATACTGCACCCCTCGAAAACCAGATCCGGCAACAGATGAACGATACCACCTGGCAAACCATCCGGCAGTCTCCTACCCTGCTTTGCCTGAACACCGTATGCCTGCAAACCGGAAGACTCAGTATTTTCTCCTCCCGCGCGCTAGCACCAGACCCACATTACGACAATATTGTGATCGACTCTACCGAAATACTGGTAAGATCGCTGCTGGGCAGCAGCAATCAGGCTGTTTTTATGCCGCCTGTTACCATCAATGACCGGCAATATGCAGACGGCGGCAACCGTGAGGTAATCCCTACCCGGGCTGTCATCAGCAACCTCTCCCACCAGGAAGCACACCGCATCTTTATCCTCAGCAATAACCCCGATACTCAGCTCACTACCGGCAACGCCTATACGGCCCTATTGGATGTACTGATGCGTGCCATCACCATCTTCATACAGGAAGTACGGGAAAACGATCTGGAAGTATTACGCAACTTCAAACACACCACTACCACCCCGGTAAAGATCTATTATATATGCCCGGAGGCAGAACTGGACCCGGATTTCCCTACCGGCCTGCGTTTCGATAAACTACTGATGCAGTCCTGGATGAAACAGGGCCAGCTACGGGCTAAAATAGTATTACAACAGTTCCCGGATGGGAATATGTAG
- a CDS encoding sigma-70 family RNA polymerase sigma factor, producing the protein MEDAEINTLWQSVIGDDDQPAFRALFDYFYNRLVRFATDLAGTREAAEEIVSDVFVQLWKNRKQTVGVIRLKTYLYTAVRNRSYNYIRDHQQHRWLALEEIEEPAAAGPLPSGAGLYIH; encoded by the coding sequence ATGGAAGACGCTGAAATAAACACGCTGTGGCAGTCTGTTATTGGTGATGATGATCAGCCGGCGTTTCGTGCGTTGTTCGATTATTTTTATAACAGATTGGTACGTTTTGCGACCGATCTGGCAGGTACCAGGGAGGCGGCAGAAGAGATCGTGTCTGATGTGTTTGTGCAGTTATGGAAAAACCGTAAACAAACGGTAGGGGTTATACGATTAAAGACCTATTTGTATACAGCTGTCCGTAACCGCAGCTATAATTATATACGGGACCATCAGCAACACCGGTGGCTGGCACTGGAAGAGATTGAAGAACCGGCGGCAGCAGGACCTTTGCCTTCGGGCGCAGGCCTTTACATTCATTGA
- a CDS encoding RagB/SusD family nutrient uptake outer membrane protein — translation MWEGCRRQDLVRFGKWNSAWQFHPADPDFRKLFPIPQAQLDANPNLEQNPGYK, via the coding sequence ATCTGGGAAGGCTGCCGCAGACAGGATCTAGTGCGCTTTGGTAAATGGAACAGCGCATGGCAGTTCCATCCTGCCGATCCTGATTTCCGAAAGCTGTTTCCCATCCCGCAGGCCCAGCTGGACGCCAATCCCAACCTGGAGCAGAACCCGGGATATAAATAA
- a CDS encoding glycoside hydrolase produces the protein MKKNLKGFSLPLVAMVLATGCAKNMQDNLRDAPGKLDAKAGIAAAAISLDTATITLNWGTTYQRLEGFGAFAGRATPFFESPKRDSIMKQLWGTDGLQLNMIRGEVMYNYPFDKTTGTVTIQPAGTSIDMDVTSAGYQALTTAQKAQLAQLWILKKVKERYQTPIMFASTWTPPLSMKTNTSSESGKNFNGLNYSCCSTDFANYLAGFTKAYQNEGIYFYGISPSNEPENVFSDWPASYWTAGHLGEFITNNLRPALNAKGLNSVKIISSENAAWGTANSFLSGMDKSNVDVLAGHGYVEIGDLILGKRGLNPNPATWNYATGNRPVWMTEACDDSGVYDNTMVGGLKLAINMHKFLAECNVNAYVYWLGMLAIRNNESLICTNGDGSLDYPKTYDVMGQYSRFVHAGYYRFNSALANNSTLKVSAWKDPATGKFSVVIVNPGGSETHCRLNLSGFGSSQLTSYLTADNSSAHWQQSAPVSPAANGSFVVVVPPSSVITFTGNAI, from the coding sequence ATGAAAAAAAATCTGAAAGGATTCTCCCTCCCCTTAGTGGCGATGGTCCTGGCCACCGGTTGTGCTAAAAACATGCAGGACAATCTCCGTGATGCACCTGGCAAACTGGACGCAAAGGCCGGTATTGCTGCTGCTGCCATCAGTCTGGACACCGCTACCATCACGCTCAACTGGGGCACCACCTACCAACGTTTAGAAGGATTCGGCGCTTTTGCAGGACGTGCCACTCCATTTTTTGAATCTCCCAAAAGGGACAGCATCATGAAGCAGCTGTGGGGAACAGACGGTCTGCAATTAAACATGATCCGCGGGGAAGTAATGTATAACTATCCTTTTGACAAAACCACCGGTACCGTTACCATCCAGCCTGCAGGAACAAGCATTGACATGGATGTCACCAGTGCAGGATACCAGGCACTTACCACTGCGCAGAAAGCCCAGCTGGCGCAGCTGTGGATCCTGAAAAAAGTTAAAGAGCGCTACCAGACACCAATTATGTTTGCCAGCACCTGGACACCACCACTGTCTATGAAAACAAACACCAGCAGCGAAAGCGGCAAAAACTTCAATGGTCTCAACTACAGCTGCTGCTCTACAGACTTTGCCAATTACCTGGCAGGATTCACCAAAGCCTATCAGAACGAGGGTATCTATTTCTATGGCATCTCCCCCAGCAACGAGCCAGAGAACGTATTCTCCGACTGGCCTGCATCTTACTGGACAGCCGGTCATCTGGGCGAGTTCATCACCAACAACCTTCGCCCGGCTTTAAACGCCAAAGGACTGAACTCCGTTAAAATTATCTCCTCCGAAAATGCAGCCTGGGGTACCGCCAACAGCTTCCTGTCTGGTATGGACAAAAGCAATGTGGATGTACTGGCAGGCCATGGTTACGTGGAAATCGGTGACCTGATCTTAGGCAAAAGAGGTTTAAACCCTAACCCTGCTACCTGGAACTATGCTACCGGCAACAGACCTGTATGGATGACCGAAGCATGCGACGATTCCGGAGTATACGATAACACCATGGTTGGTGGTCTTAAACTGGCGATCAACATGCATAAGTTCCTGGCAGAATGTAACGTCAACGCCTATGTGTACTGGCTGGGTATGCTCGCCATCCGCAACAACGAATCACTGATCTGCACCAATGGAGATGGTTCACTGGACTATCCTAAAACATATGACGTAATGGGACAGTACTCCAGATTTGTACATGCTGGTTATTACCGCTTCAACTCCGCCCTGGCCAACAACTCCACCTTAAAGGTATCTGCCTGGAAAGATCCGGCTACCGGTAAATTCAGTGTGGTGATTGTTAACCCAGGCGGTTCAGAAACACATTGCAGACTGAATTTGTCCGGATTTGGTTCCAGCCAGCTGACGAGCTACCTGACTGCTGACAACTCCAGCGCACACTGGCAGCAAAGCGCTCCTGTTTCACCAGCAGCTAATGGCAGCTTTGTGGTAGTGGTACCGCCTTCCAGCGTGATCACCTTTACAGGCAATGCCATCTAA
- the aspT gene encoding aspartate-alanine antiporter, which produces MQWITHVLQQYPELAIFLTIALGFAIGPLKIKTFSLGTVTAVLLVGVLVGQLKIDISPTVKSVFFLMFLFAVGYSVGPQFFRGLKKTGLPQMGFAVLMLITCLIFPWLCARVMGYNMGQAAGMLAGSQTISAVIGVAGDTINGLPLSAQQKQDFINAIPVCYAVTYIFGTAGSAWLLASVAPAMLGGLEKVRKACKELEASMGAGDESDQPGMIAADRVVSFRAYKVTSDWFDKGQTVKALEERLAAHDLRLFVEKVRQQNKVVEVAPDVVIHKGDSIVISGRRSNLVGEYGLVGPEIQDGELLHFPAEALQVLVAKKEIAGLTADELRAKQFMHGIFIRSIKAADIEVPVMPNTVIERGDMIELVGLKKEVDQAAQQIGYADRPTEKTDMTFVGLGIVIGGLIGVLTIRIGGVPISLSASGGALIIGLVFGWLRSQHPTFGRIPAPALWVMNNVGLNMFIAVVGISAGPGFVDGFKQVGISLFLVGAVATALPLLSGVLMGKYLFKFHPAMILGCTAGARTTTAALGAIQDAVDSKTPALGYTVTYAVGNTLLIIWGVVIVLLMQ; this is translated from the coding sequence ATGCAATGGATCACTCATGTCCTTCAGCAGTATCCTGAACTGGCTATTTTCCTCACTATCGCGCTGGGTTTCGCTATCGGCCCTTTAAAAATCAAAACATTCAGTCTGGGAACTGTAACAGCCGTGCTGCTGGTAGGCGTACTGGTAGGGCAACTGAAGATTGATATATCTCCCACGGTGAAGTCGGTGTTTTTCCTGATGTTTCTGTTTGCAGTAGGATATAGTGTAGGGCCACAGTTTTTTCGTGGCCTGAAAAAAACGGGTTTGCCGCAGATGGGATTTGCTGTGCTGATGTTGATCACCTGTCTTATTTTTCCCTGGCTTTGTGCCCGGGTGATGGGTTATAACATGGGGCAGGCAGCAGGAATGCTGGCTGGTTCACAAACTATATCAGCCGTGATAGGTGTAGCTGGTGATACTATCAACGGGCTACCATTATCTGCTCAGCAAAAGCAGGATTTTATCAATGCGATTCCGGTATGTTATGCCGTGACTTATATCTTCGGCACAGCAGGATCTGCCTGGCTACTGGCCAGTGTGGCCCCCGCTATGCTGGGAGGGCTGGAGAAAGTGAGGAAAGCATGTAAAGAGCTGGAAGCCTCTATGGGAGCCGGTGATGAAAGTGATCAGCCTGGTATGATTGCAGCAGACAGGGTGGTTAGTTTCCGCGCCTATAAAGTTACTAGCGACTGGTTTGATAAAGGCCAAACCGTAAAAGCACTGGAGGAGCGGCTGGCAGCGCATGATCTTCGTTTGTTTGTAGAAAAGGTACGTCAGCAGAACAAAGTGGTGGAGGTGGCGCCGGATGTGGTGATTCATAAAGGAGACAGCATTGTGATCAGTGGACGTCGCTCCAATCTGGTAGGAGAATACGGGCTGGTAGGCCCTGAGATACAAGATGGTGAGTTATTGCATTTTCCGGCAGAGGCGTTGCAGGTGCTGGTGGCCAAAAAGGAGATTGCAGGCCTGACGGCCGATGAGCTGCGGGCAAAACAGTTTATGCACGGCATTTTTATACGTAGTATTAAAGCTGCTGATATTGAAGTGCCTGTGATGCCGAATACCGTGATTGAACGGGGAGACATGATAGAGCTGGTAGGCCTCAAAAAAGAAGTAGACCAGGCCGCGCAGCAGATAGGTTACGCTGACAGACCTACGGAAAAGACCGATATGACTTTTGTTGGACTGGGCATTGTAATAGGAGGATTGATAGGAGTGTTAACTATAAGGATAGGGGGAGTGCCTATCAGCCTGAGTGCCAGTGGTGGTGCGCTGATCATCGGGCTGGTATTTGGCTGGCTTCGTTCCCAGCATCCCACCTTCGGCCGTATTCCTGCACCAGCCTTATGGGTGATGAACAATGTGGGGCTGAATATGTTTATAGCTGTAGTGGGCATCTCTGCAGGCCCCGGCTTTGTCGATGGATTTAAACAGGTTGGCATAAGCCTTTTTCTGGTAGGAGCCGTTGCCACAGCGCTGCCACTGCTATCCGGCGTACTGATGGGCAAATATCTTTTTAAGTTCCACCCTGCAATGATACTAGGTTGTACCGCCGGTGCACGTACCACCACTGCAGCACTGGGCGCCATTCAGGATGCGGTAGATAGTAAGACACCGGCTCTGGGCTACACTGTTACTTATGCTGTGGGTAATACCCTGCTGATCATCTGGGGCGTCGTGATTGTGCTGCTCATGCAATAG
- the aspD gene encoding aspartate 4-decarboxylase, with product MALSKLKTSKKREHMLESLSPFQLKDNLIKLAQEESRQSTTVMLNAGRGNPNWIATTPREAFFTLGLFGLEECRRAMDSTEGLAGIPGKKGIAKRFEKFLAANKTAPGIELLQKVYKYGIKQHDYDPDAWVHELAESVIGDQYPVPDRMLSHMEPIVHDYLMKEMCDDEPPSGKYDLFAVEGGTAAMCYIFDSLMQNFLIKKGDKIALMIPVFTPYIEIPQLERFGFEVVHIKASTMNKDGRHTWQYPDSELNQLKDPSIRILFTVNPSNPPSTAIDEGGLSKIIKIVKKDNPGLMVVTDDVYGTFVPGFRSLMAAIPYNTIGVYSFSKYFGCTGWRLGVIAVHRKNMFDDSISRLPAASTKALTKRYGSITLDPEHIKFIDRMVADSRMVALNHTAGLSLPQQTQMMLFAAFALLDTKNKYKKLTQVLVQKRLKLLWDELEIPLVKDALNAGYYSEIDIQVWSEKVYGEKFFIWLKQNFEPVDIVFRLAERTGVVLLNGGGFDGPEWSVRVSLANLATESYAVIGKHITEIMRAYAGVWKSNGTLKK from the coding sequence ATGGCCCTTTCAAAACTTAAAACCAGTAAAAAAAGAGAGCATATGCTGGAAAGCCTGAGCCCTTTTCAGTTGAAGGATAATCTGATCAAACTGGCGCAGGAGGAGAGTCGTCAAAGCACTACCGTGATGTTGAACGCCGGCCGGGGTAATCCCAACTGGATAGCTACCACACCACGCGAAGCCTTTTTTACGCTGGGCCTCTTCGGACTGGAAGAATGCAGACGGGCAATGGACAGTACTGAAGGGTTGGCCGGTATCCCGGGAAAAAAGGGTATTGCCAAACGTTTTGAAAAATTTCTGGCCGCCAACAAAACAGCGCCTGGCATAGAGCTGTTGCAGAAAGTATATAAATACGGTATCAAACAACATGACTACGATCCGGATGCATGGGTGCATGAACTGGCGGAGAGTGTGATAGGAGACCAGTACCCCGTACCAGACAGGATGTTGTCGCATATGGAGCCTATCGTGCACGACTATCTTATGAAGGAGATGTGCGATGATGAACCTCCTTCCGGTAAATATGATCTCTTTGCTGTAGAAGGCGGCACGGCTGCCATGTGCTACATCTTTGATTCACTGATGCAGAATTTTCTGATCAAAAAAGGAGATAAGATAGCGCTGATGATACCTGTGTTTACACCTTACATTGAGATACCCCAGCTGGAGCGTTTCGGTTTTGAGGTGGTGCATATAAAGGCCAGTACGATGAATAAAGATGGGCGTCATACCTGGCAGTATCCGGATAGTGAATTGAATCAGTTAAAGGACCCATCTATTCGTATATTGTTTACCGTTAATCCCAGCAATCCGCCTTCCACAGCCATTGATGAAGGTGGGCTTAGCAAGATTATCAAGATTGTAAAAAAAGATAATCCTGGTTTGATGGTGGTGACAGATGATGTATATGGTACCTTTGTGCCCGGATTTCGTTCACTCATGGCTGCCATACCCTACAATACCATTGGGGTATATTCTTTTTCCAAATACTTTGGCTGTACCGGATGGCGCCTGGGAGTGATTGCTGTTCACAGGAAAAATATGTTCGACGATAGTATCAGCCGCTTACCCGCGGCCAGCACCAAAGCATTGACAAAACGTTACGGTAGCATCACGCTTGACCCGGAGCATATCAAATTTATTGACAGAATGGTGGCCGACAGCCGCATGGTGGCACTCAACCATACGGCCGGACTCTCTTTGCCGCAACAGACGCAGATGATGCTCTTTGCTGCCTTTGCTCTGCTGGATACTAAAAATAAGTACAAAAAACTAACGCAGGTATTGGTACAGAAACGTCTCAAACTGTTGTGGGACGAGCTGGAAATACCGTTGGTAAAAGATGCATTGAATGCCGGTTATTATTCTGAAATAGATATACAGGTATGGAGTGAGAAAGTGTATGGAGAGAAATTTTTCATATGGCTGAAACAAAACTTCGAACCGGTAGATATCGTGTTCCGGCTGGCAGAAAGGACCGGAGTGGTGCTACTGAACGGTGGCGGCTTTGATGGCCCGGAATGGTCAGTGCGTGTGTCGCTGGCCAATCTGGCTACAGAGTCGTATGCTGTAATCGGCAAACATATTACTGAGATCATGCGAGCCTATGCAGGCGTATGGAAAAGCAACGGAACCTTGAAAAAATAA
- a CDS encoding type II asparaginase, which produces MKKLLSIICILTVCFTVSAQKLPRIKILATGGTIAGKGASADRAAYKAGSLPIKDLIEAVPGIDKVAEISGEQISNVGSQDMTVDIWIKLNKRINEIFKNNEADGIVITHGTDTQEETAYFLSLTVRYDLPVVLTGSMRPATAMSADGPKNLYDAVTVAASANSRGKGVMVVFSENIFAGREAEKISTTHVDAFKAPNTGPIGQVYDGRVVYYMHDQRKGNKNTPFDITGMDKLPNVVVAELFADAPSTTIDAYVDKGVDGIVTAGLGNGNLNKVNMEAVTRAVGKNITVCRSSRVLTGRVTLYDETDDAKLGTIVSDDLSPQKARILLMLGLTQTKDKKTLQQYFFTY; this is translated from the coding sequence ATGAAAAAACTGTTAAGTATCATTTGTATCCTGACTGTATGTTTTACGGTATCTGCGCAAAAACTTCCCCGTATCAAAATACTGGCCACCGGCGGTACTATTGCTGGTAAAGGGGCGTCTGCCGACCGTGCAGCCTACAAGGCGGGATCCTTGCCTATCAAAGATCTCATTGAGGCCGTGCCAGGCATCGATAAAGTAGCGGAGATCTCCGGAGAACAGATCTCCAACGTAGGTAGCCAGGATATGACAGTAGATATCTGGATCAAGCTAAACAAACGTATCAACGAGATATTTAAAAACAATGAAGCGGATGGCATTGTGATCACTCACGGTACAGATACCCAGGAAGAAACAGCCTACTTCCTCAGCCTCACCGTTAGGTACGATCTGCCGGTAGTGCTTACCGGTTCTATGCGCCCGGCTACCGCTATGAGCGCCGACGGCCCTAAGAACCTGTATGACGCCGTTACAGTAGCGGCCAGCGCCAATTCCAGAGGCAAAGGCGTGATGGTGGTGTTTAGTGAAAATATCTTTGCCGGCCGCGAGGCTGAAAAAATCAGCACTACCCACGTAGATGCTTTTAAAGCCCCCAATACCGGACCCATAGGACAGGTGTACGACGGCAGGGTGGTGTATTATATGCACGATCAGCGTAAGGGTAATAAAAATACACCCTTCGATATAACGGGCATGGATAAACTGCCTAACGTAGTGGTCGCCGAACTCTTTGCCGACGCGCCTTCCACTACCATTGATGCCTATGTTGACAAAGGTGTGGATGGTATCGTGACTGCCGGCCTGGGCAATGGCAACCTGAACAAGGTCAATATGGAAGCGGTAACACGTGCCGTAGGCAAAAATATCACCGTGTGCCGCTCTTCCCGGGTGCTTACCGGCCGGGTAACGCTGTACGATGAAACGGACGACGCCAAACTGGGTACCATCGTAAGCGATGACCTCAGTCCCCAGAAAGCCCGTATCCTCCTGATGCTGGGACTAACACAAACCAAAGACAAAAAGACATTGCAACAGTATTTCTTTACTTACTGA